The following are encoded in a window of Tessaracoccus flavescens genomic DNA:
- a CDS encoding ATP-binding protein yields MSSLDVETKRKLREMGATPLLEAIQTQDEALVLGLGFEERIRIIVDEAHSAFTHSKVDGLIRRAGLRYPTADLRRIDLVEERGLDRGVISQLATCSFIERSHNVVFQGFTGSGKSYLGCALAKQACLHRIRAHYIRMPDLAEAWHLAKDKPQGQMKFLRKYAAFTLLVIDEWLLDPPDESMRSMLLELLERRYDTTSTVFCTQYAKKDWHQRLGGGVHADAIMDRIVHNTIWIDTGTHNMREHTATK; encoded by the coding sequence ATGAGCAGCTTGGACGTCGAGACCAAACGCAAACTCCGCGAGATGGGCGCCACCCCGCTGCTGGAGGCCATCCAGACCCAGGACGAGGCCTTGGTGCTCGGTCTCGGGTTCGAGGAACGGATCCGGATCATCGTGGACGAGGCACACTCAGCCTTCACCCACTCCAAAGTCGACGGCCTCATCCGCCGCGCTGGGCTGCGCTATCCCACAGCGGACCTGCGCAGGATCGACCTCGTCGAGGAACGCGGTCTGGACAGGGGCGTGATCTCGCAGCTGGCGACCTGTTCGTTCATCGAACGCTCCCACAACGTCGTGTTCCAAGGCTTCACCGGCTCCGGGAAATCCTACCTCGGCTGCGCCCTGGCGAAACAAGCCTGCCTCCACCGGATCCGGGCCCACTACATCCGAATGCCCGACCTCGCCGAAGCCTGGCATCTCGCCAAGGACAAGCCACAGGGGCAGATGAAGTTCCTCCGCAAGTACGCGGCCTTCACCCTGCTCGTGATCGATGAATGGCTCCTCGACCCACCCGACGAAAGCATGCGCAGCATGCTCCTGGAGCTCCTCGAGCGCCGCTACGACACCACCTCCACCGTCTTCTGCACCCAATACGCGAAGAAGGACTGGCACCAGCGCCTCGGCGGAGGAGTCCACGCCGACGCCATCATGGACCGCATCGTCCACAACACCATCTGGATCGACACCGGCACCCACAACATGAGAGAACACACCGCCACGAAGTGA